Proteins co-encoded in one Desulfomicrobium macestii genomic window:
- a CDS encoding radical SAM protein, translating into MSELYLGRTAPRLKDWGGRLPVALVFPEAARHGLSTLGWQVVYRLLAGREELAVERFFWDPTSPRPRSVDSGRDLGLFPLVLFSLNFEGDFPTAIRLLQDADIPVRAEERQSWPMILAGGPLAFLNPFPILPALDGIFVGEAEAGLSAVMDNIANAWNSGGDKAAVLEDIAGLPGMLIPGKSIEPVRRLVDMSGSRTLHDPAYSCFVSSEAQFRDMLLLEVNRGCPYGCRFCAAGSIYKPPRHAELETLQEIVTRCAPQKVGLVGTALTDWPDLLPFLRWLQERKIKFSLSSLRADGLTDELLEFLRHTGTRSVTLALEGASRRLRQAMNKHFSEEAFLDAVTRISRLQFNTLKLYMITGWPDESEADWAEFESFLGSIEEARKMGQGNRKKGVELVSLSVSCLVPKAWTPLQWADIPEEDWFKKAMKRFKGAVGRFKGMRFAGENPGQARIQMFLARGGEEIFPCLERAAEIGLAEAVKEFDEMVRQVLHRPLDRESVFPWERLDVGVSRKFLYSEWTKYKHGMITPPCPESGCRECGVCGMDRFLSLPHGS; encoded by the coding sequence GTGTCCGAGCTCTATCTAGGCCGAACCGCCCCTCGACTGAAGGATTGGGGAGGCCGGCTGCCTGTTGCTCTGGTATTTCCAGAGGCAGCGCGGCACGGACTCTCCACTCTGGGTTGGCAGGTTGTCTACCGGCTGCTCGCAGGTCGCGAGGAGCTGGCCGTTGAGCGTTTTTTCTGGGACCCCACTTCTCCGAGGCCCAGGTCCGTTGACTCCGGACGCGACCTGGGCCTCTTCCCCCTTGTTCTGTTTAGCCTCAATTTCGAAGGTGATTTTCCAACGGCCATACGGCTTCTGCAGGATGCGGACATTCCGGTCAGAGCCGAAGAGCGTCAGTCCTGGCCAATGATCCTGGCCGGCGGGCCCCTGGCGTTTCTCAACCCGTTTCCGATCTTGCCGGCGCTGGACGGAATCTTTGTCGGCGAGGCCGAAGCAGGGCTTTCCGCCGTCATGGACAATATAGCCAACGCCTGGAACAGCGGCGGAGACAAGGCCGCTGTACTGGAGGATATCGCCGGGCTGCCCGGAATGCTGATTCCCGGCAAAAGCATCGAGCCCGTGCGCAGACTTGTCGATATGTCCGGATCCAGGACTCTGCACGATCCTGCCTATTCCTGTTTTGTCAGTTCCGAGGCCCAGTTTCGGGACATGCTGCTTTTGGAAGTCAACCGGGGATGTCCCTACGGTTGCCGCTTTTGCGCGGCAGGCAGCATCTACAAGCCGCCCCGCCACGCCGAGCTGGAGACGCTGCAAGAGATCGTCACGCGCTGCGCTCCGCAAAAAGTGGGTCTTGTGGGCACGGCACTGACCGACTGGCCGGACCTGTTGCCATTTTTGCGCTGGCTGCAGGAGCGCAAGATAAAATTTTCGCTGTCGTCCCTTCGTGCCGACGGCCTGACCGACGAGTTGCTCGAATTTCTTCGCCATACAGGCACTCGTTCCGTGACCCTGGCCCTGGAGGGCGCGAGTCGCCGCCTGCGCCAGGCCATGAACAAGCATTTTTCGGAAGAGGCCTTTCTGGACGCCGTGACGCGCATCAGCCGATTGCAGTTCAACACCTTGAAACTGTACATGATCACGGGCTGGCCGGACGAAAGCGAAGCGGACTGGGCCGAATTCGAGTCCTTTCTGGGCAGCATCGAAGAGGCCAGGAAGATGGGGCAGGGCAACCGCAAGAAGGGGGTGGAGCTTGTCTCCCTGTCGGTCAGCTGCCTTGTGCCCAAGGCCTGGACTCCCCTGCAATGGGCGGACATCCCGGAAGAGGACTGGTTCAAGAAGGCCATGAAGCGCTTCAAGGGCGCTGTCGGACGCTTCAAGGGCATGCGTTTCGCGGGAGAGAACCCCGGTCAGGCCCGGATACAGATGTTTCTGGCCAGGGGCGGGGAAGAAATTTTTCCCTGTCTGGAACGGGCGGCCGAAATAGGACTTGCCGAAGCCGTGAAGGAATTCGACGAGATGGTGCGGCAGGTTTTGCATCGACCGCTTGACCGGGAAAGCGTGTTTCCCTGGGAACGTCTGGATGTAGGGGTTTCAAGGAAATTTCTGTATTCGGAGTGGACCAAATATAAGCACGGAATGATCACGCCTCCATGCCCCGAGTCCGGTTGCCGTGAGTGCGGGGTCTGCGGGATGGACCGCTTCCTGTCATTGCCGCACGGGAGTTAG
- a CDS encoding transporter substrate-binding domain-containing protein produces MHKIAAILILCLSLCASLVPVESSAAEKGVLDQVMERGVLRVGFDTFVPWAMKDKNGEYIGFEIDVARRVAADMGVEIEFVPTKWSGIIPALLTGKFDVIIGGMGIQPARNLKVNFSSPYEFSGMSLVASIEAAPNLSSLDDFNKPEIILSAKTGATSVAAAKKHMPKATVRMFDDEAQALQEVLNGRAHAMVASAPFPEQQAIRNKDKLYLPLQGETFTKEPIGFAIRKGDHDFLNFLNNWVLVAGAEGWLAERYAYWFKTMDWEARIK; encoded by the coding sequence ATGCACAAAATAGCCGCGATTTTAATCCTGTGTCTCAGTCTTTGCGCCAGCCTCGTGCCCGTGGAAAGCTCGGCCGCTGAAAAAGGAGTGCTCGATCAGGTCATGGAGAGAGGCGTGCTGCGCGTGGGTTTCGACACGTTCGTGCCCTGGGCCATGAAGGACAAAAACGGTGAATACATCGGCTTCGAGATCGATGTGGCAAGACGCGTGGCCGCGGACATGGGCGTAGAGATCGAGTTTGTGCCCACCAAATGGTCGGGCATCATCCCGGCCCTTTTGACCGGCAAATTCGATGTCATCATCGGCGGCATGGGCATCCAGCCGGCCCGCAATCTCAAGGTCAACTTCAGCAGCCCGTACGAATTCTCCGGCATGTCCCTGGTCGCGAGTATCGAGGCGGCGCCGAACCTGTCCTCCCTGGACGATTTCAACAAGCCCGAGATTATCCTGTCCGCGAAAACCGGCGCCACCTCCGTTGCCGCGGCCAAGAAGCACATGCCGAAGGCCACCGTGCGGATGTTCGACGACGAGGCCCAGGCCCTGCAGGAAGTCCTGAACGGCAGGGCGCACGCCATGGTCGCATCGGCCCCCTTTCCTGAACAGCAGGCCATTCGCAACAAGGACAAGCTCTATCTGCCGCTGCAGGGTGAAACATTCACCAAGGAGCCCATCGGCTTCGCGATACGCAAGGGTGATCACGACTTCCTGAACTTCCTGAACAACTGGGTGCTGGTGGCCGGAGCCGAGGGCTGGCTGGCCGAGAGATATGCATACTGGTTTAAGACCATGGACTGGGAAGCCCGGATCAAGTGA
- a CDS encoding amino acid ABC transporter permease: MSPATRQTPGNVLRAGRGPRSPLTKLDAVLLIFLAGCAGYVVWRISAQNGKPWEWGVLGQYLVRGDGRPGLLLQGLFTTIRLTCWSALIALFLGVWAGLARTSPSLYLRLVGSTYVELCRNLPPLVLIFLCYFFLADQIAPAIGLQDALRTAPDGVKAVAGVLIGRLDQVDAFVTAAFTLGLYEGAYVAEIVRGGIRSVDAGQWEAGRAQGFPRLGLMVYIIMPQAVRNMIPPLAGQIISTIKDSAIVSVISIQELTFQGMQLMATTYLTMEVWTCVALLYFALTFSCSMGAARLEHLLRRRYSV, encoded by the coding sequence GTGAGCCCCGCAACGCGCCAGACCCCGGGGAACGTACTCCGGGCAGGACGAGGCCCAAGGTCACCCCTGACGAAACTCGACGCCGTCCTGCTCATTTTCCTGGCAGGCTGCGCAGGGTACGTTGTCTGGCGCATCAGCGCCCAGAACGGAAAACCATGGGAGTGGGGAGTGCTCGGCCAGTACCTGGTGCGCGGGGACGGACGCCCGGGCCTGCTGCTGCAGGGCCTCTTCACCACCATCCGCCTGACCTGCTGGTCCGCGCTCATAGCACTGTTTCTGGGCGTCTGGGCCGGGCTGGCGCGCACCAGCCCCAGTCTTTACCTGCGGCTTGTGGGCAGCACCTATGTCGAGCTGTGCCGCAACCTGCCGCCCCTGGTGCTCATTTTTCTGTGTTATTTTTTCCTGGCCGACCAGATCGCCCCGGCCATCGGCCTGCAGGACGCGCTGCGCACGGCCCCGGACGGAGTCAAGGCCGTGGCTGGAGTGTTGATCGGCCGCCTGGACCAGGTTGACGCCTTTGTCACGGCGGCCTTCACCCTTGGACTCTACGAAGGGGCATATGTCGCTGAAATCGTGCGCGGAGGGATTCGGTCGGTGGATGCCGGGCAATGGGAGGCGGGGCGTGCGCAGGGGTTCCCGCGCCTTGGGCTCATGGTCTACATCATCATGCCCCAGGCCGTGCGCAACATGATCCCTCCATTGGCCGGACAGATCATCTCCACGATCAAGGATTCGGCCATCGTCTCGGTCATCTCAATCCAGGAACTGACCTTCCAGGGCATGCAACTCATGGCCACGACCTACCTGACCATGGAAGTCTGGACCTGCGTGGCGCTTCTGTACTTCGCACTGACCTTCTCCTGCTCCATGGGCGCTGCACGCCTGGAACATCTACTGCGCCGCAGGTACAGCGTCTAG
- a CDS encoding amino acid ABC transporter permease → MIARFHSLRCRCGTACSVAAYALTMFCVAWIVLRGAESMGYNWQWYRVPRFILLPDGSPGPLLQGAGITLLVSGLGLVGAAVLALGTALLRLSGSVVGQAMARVYLELIRNTPLLVQIFFIYFVLAPAVDLGRMSSAVLALALFEGAYASEIIRAGILAIPRGQWEGALSLGMKKPSIYMQVILPQALRNVLPPLTSQGVSLIKDSALVSTIAIYDLTMHGQAIIAETFLSFEIWTVVAAIYLVFTVTLSSLARLLEQHSSSPHLEDSCTK, encoded by the coding sequence ATGATAGCCAGATTCCATTCCCTGAGGTGTCGATGCGGCACGGCATGTTCCGTCGCCGCCTACGCCCTGACCATGTTCTGCGTGGCGTGGATCGTATTGCGCGGCGCTGAGAGCATGGGCTACAATTGGCAGTGGTACAGGGTCCCGCGCTTCATCCTGCTCCCGGACGGCAGCCCCGGACCCCTGCTGCAGGGCGCGGGCATCACCCTGCTTGTCTCGGGGCTCGGCCTTGTCGGCGCGGCCGTTCTCGCGCTGGGCACCGCCCTGCTCCGACTGTCGGGCTCCGTGGTCGGCCAGGCCATGGCCCGGGTATATCTGGAACTGATCCGCAACACGCCGCTCTTGGTCCAGATCTTCTTCATCTATTTTGTCCTGGCTCCGGCCGTTGACCTGGGCAGGATGTCCTCGGCGGTGCTTGCGCTGGCCCTGTTCGAGGGCGCCTACGCCTCGGAAATCATCCGGGCAGGCATCCTGGCCATCCCGCGCGGACAATGGGAAGGAGCGCTCAGCCTGGGCATGAAGAAACCGAGCATCTACATGCAGGTCATTTTGCCCCAGGCCCTGCGCAACGTTCTTCCGCCCCTGACCAGCCAGGGTGTTTCCCTGATCAAGGACTCGGCCCTGGTCTCGACCATCGCCATCTACGACCTGACCATGCACGGCCAGGCCATCATCGCGGAGACATTCCTGAGCTTCGAAATCTGGACCGTGGTGGCGGCCATCTATCTTGTCTTCACGGTCACGCTGTCGTCGCTGGCCAGGCTACTGGAACAACACTCATCATCACCACATTTGGAGGATTCATGCACAAAATAG
- a CDS encoding ligand-binding sensor domain-containing diguanylate cyclase gives MRTLIFILILLFLPQQALAIQDIPLDVSKLDISLERNSHNSVIATAQDSQGYIWLASIRGLHVYDGRSIRPVLDDVLQGKNVRDMRIDDNDILWVGTNSGVLAYSLATKTPRWYTTSETPAGLSTETVFVLHKDQKGFLWAGTGNGGLHRYEPSFDKFESVEIVPPNPEKAWTVFDIAENAQRDMWLGTGQGVLRLTGTRGPATAIPLPSGAPYSAKKLTFDGAGNLWVGVAGKGLWILPAHASKQELVPVNEITEERILDLYTDSSGDVWISTARGLFRHAFRQGRIFYHPFRITDSRGKTPLYIASINETKAGTLWIGTYNHGVLHRPAYPGAKLLELRIRGQREPLRNANAICTVSPVDSRIYVALKDGGLYRSLPLDPDQLSLSTSIEIEPFLDTPRIRSLAWASDNSLLCGTQNTLLRITPDGRMELTQLVFDDVDPSLPNSYIHHIVPMNDGRVWVSNTAELYSWSPGDPGVRKEMSFSPQPGGSFLMQSGAELWVGHLSSIHRIDTRSGHTIQYSLPEPAKEGKTQNVKCMLKTGPEELLIGTTSQLLRYDLKSGLVTPVRTIENAPIPSVLSLWDDNGRGIWMHTQSKIHHLPVGSNQAQEMATGAGHPASSITAAPVILGQMLVYGHSDGLLLIDPQKLISSSPTQPKISDVRIFERKVPPTPLGRMPKALELDHLQNFLTFSFAIPEISPLSTPRFVYKLEGVDSAWTDSGGQSSVSYAHLQPGRYVFKLKDGFNSPITESISVNISPPWWMTSWAKAGYALLLVSTFLFSSLFFARLQTTRIRKEMLENLVMQDPLTGVPNRRKFQEVLVAEKSRCKRSNHQISVLMIDIDSFKGFNDRFGHQAGDMALRSVAQTLNVTLKRPEDFVARYGGEEFVVVLPSTNRSGAERVAQKIQQALFLANIPYPGSPLSDRITVSLGISTFSPQTDLHIDSGLFSADQALYQAKRNGRNCFFYKDHCLALTPVRQ, from the coding sequence ATGCGAACCCTGATTTTTATACTCATATTGTTGTTCCTTCCGCAACAAGCCCTTGCCATCCAGGACATCCCCCTTGATGTCAGCAAGTTGGACATTTCCCTGGAACGCAACAGCCACAACAGCGTCATCGCCACCGCCCAGGATTCCCAGGGCTACATCTGGCTGGCTTCCATCCGGGGGCTGCACGTGTATGACGGCCGGTCGATCCGTCCCGTGCTTGATGATGTCTTGCAGGGAAAGAACGTTCGAGACATGCGCATAGACGACAATGACATCCTGTGGGTGGGCACCAATTCAGGCGTGCTGGCCTACTCCCTGGCGACAAAAACTCCCCGCTGGTACACGACAAGCGAAACTCCAGCCGGACTCTCCACCGAGACCGTCTTCGTCCTCCACAAAGATCAGAAGGGCTTCCTCTGGGCAGGAACCGGCAATGGGGGACTGCATCGTTACGAGCCGTCCTTCGATAAATTCGAGAGCGTCGAGATTGTTCCGCCGAACCCGGAAAAGGCCTGGACGGTTTTCGATATCGCCGAAAATGCCCAGCGGGACATGTGGCTGGGCACGGGCCAGGGCGTGCTTCGGTTGACAGGCACCAGAGGACCGGCCACGGCCATCCCTCTGCCTTCTGGCGCACCCTACTCGGCCAAAAAACTCACCTTTGACGGCGCAGGCAACCTCTGGGTCGGCGTCGCAGGAAAAGGTTTGTGGATCCTCCCGGCACACGCCTCCAAGCAGGAACTCGTTCCGGTGAACGAAATTACTGAAGAGCGCATTCTCGATCTCTACACCGACAGCAGCGGCGATGTCTGGATTTCCACCGCCCGGGGCCTATTCCGCCACGCCTTCCGCCAGGGCAGAATCTTTTACCACCCCTTCCGCATAACCGATTCACGCGGCAAGACACCGCTCTACATCGCAAGCATCAATGAAACAAAGGCCGGGACGCTTTGGATCGGGACATACAATCATGGGGTGCTGCACCGGCCGGCCTATCCCGGCGCCAAATTGCTCGAACTCAGGATCAGGGGACAACGCGAGCCATTGCGCAATGCCAATGCCATCTGCACGGTGAGCCCTGTGGACTCCCGCATCTATGTCGCGCTCAAGGACGGCGGACTGTATCGTTCCTTGCCGCTGGATCCGGACCAACTCTCCCTGTCGACCAGTATTGAAATCGAACCGTTTCTCGACACGCCGAGAATCCGTTCACTTGCCTGGGCTTCCGACAATTCCCTTCTCTGCGGCACTCAGAACACTCTTCTGCGCATCACCCCCGACGGCAGAATGGAACTTACGCAGCTCGTTTTCGACGACGTCGATCCTTCGCTGCCGAACAGTTACATCCACCACATCGTACCCATGAACGACGGAAGAGTATGGGTCTCCAACACTGCCGAGCTGTACTCCTGGAGCCCCGGCGACCCAGGCGTTCGCAAAGAGATGTCCTTCTCCCCGCAGCCGGGAGGGTCGTTTCTCATGCAATCCGGTGCTGAACTCTGGGTCGGGCATTTGAGCTCGATCCACAGGATCGATACCCGCTCCGGGCATACCATCCAGTATTCCCTGCCGGAACCGGCAAAAGAGGGGAAGACGCAAAACGTCAAATGCATGCTCAAGACCGGCCCCGAAGAACTGCTCATAGGGACGACGAGCCAGTTGCTCCGCTACGACCTGAAATCAGGGCTGGTCACACCCGTGCGCACGATTGAAAATGCGCCCATTCCAAGCGTGCTGTCGCTCTGGGACGACAACGGGCGCGGCATCTGGATGCATACCCAATCAAAAATCCATCATCTCCCGGTCGGATCAAACCAGGCGCAGGAGATGGCCACCGGCGCGGGGCATCCTGCTTCCAGCATCACTGCGGCTCCCGTTATCCTTGGCCAGATGCTCGTCTACGGACATTCCGACGGATTACTGCTCATTGATCCGCAAAAACTCATCTCCAGCTCCCCCACGCAGCCCAAAATATCCGATGTGCGCATTTTCGAGCGCAAGGTGCCCCCCACCCCGTTGGGACGGATGCCCAAAGCTCTTGAACTTGACCATCTCCAGAACTTTCTGACTTTTTCCTTCGCCATCCCTGAAATCAGCCCCCTCAGCACACCCAGGTTTGTCTACAAACTCGAAGGCGTGGATTCCGCCTGGACCGACTCAGGCGGGCAGTCGTCGGTCAGCTACGCGCATCTGCAACCTGGGCGCTACGTGTTCAAGCTCAAGGACGGCTTCAACAGTCCTATCACCGAGTCCATAAGCGTCAACATCTCTCCGCCCTGGTGGATGACTTCGTGGGCCAAGGCCGGCTACGCGCTGCTCCTGGTGTCCACATTCCTGTTCTCTTCGCTTTTTTTTGCCCGCCTGCAGACCACGCGCATCCGCAAGGAGATGCTCGAAAACCTGGTCATGCAGGACCCGCTGACGGGCGTACCCAACAGACGCAAATTCCAGGAAGTGCTCGTAGCCGAGAAAAGCCGCTGCAAACGCAGCAACCACCAGATCTCGGTGCTCATGATCGACATTGATTCTTTCAAGGGATTCAACGATCGCTTCGGTCATCAGGCAGGCGACATGGCCTTGCGCAGCGTCGCGCAAACCTTGAACGTCACGCTCAAGCGACCGGAGGATTTCGTGGCCAGATATGGCGGGGAAGAATTCGTGGTGGTATTGCCCAGCACCAACCGCAGCGGGGCGGAGCGGGTGGCTCAAAAAATTCAGCAGGCCCTTTTCCTGGCCAACATCCCCTATCCGGGCTCACCGCTTTCGGACAGAATCACGGTGAGTCTGGGCATTTCGACATTCAGCCCGCAAACCGACCTGCACATCGATTCGGGACTCTTTTCAGCGGACCAGGCCCTCTACCAAGCCAAACGCAACGGGCGGAACTGCTTTTTCTACAAGGATCACTGTCTGGCCCTAACTCCCGTGCGGCAATGA
- a CDS encoding TonB-dependent receptor, giving the protein MPVPQGSMPGEGQDNSSPGNNGTGPGNATTDIFNGSADQLQDLLNDQDDLIYQFDPVKVLGERHLSGKATIGGDELQSLPSRTGSITEAIKGFSNVQFSNEETSSLTGGEIRPPRISIAGAKPYENNFLIDGMSVSNTLNPNGLDADGDSIAPNDLDVNGADQTIFYDSSLVDTVTVYSNNVPAKYGRFVGGVVDAKLVDPRLDRWHAVFSGGHTRSEWFDLRGVDEESTSSANQPRFRSYALSASADGPLSGNTALLVAASQRRSVIPLKRDKPDDSTYDDDQKRSSENFFAKLLVIPGADLKLTLDATYAPYAEERWKAVYDESDWKTQNKAYRLAGSATVGGSWGELTAKAAYSQNGYSRDSKNNLRETYSGTGVPDEEKYFRGGLGDAEVTNRGIDAAIDFDLAEFETGVLVWRLSSGLDLSNVTTDIWNEEARLELVTMPSSGKWNRVFTTYPESDQTRTLNTLGWYGQAEVQWGRFTLTPGLRIDHDDFSFNTDVATRLKMELDTMGDGALRLVAGVNRYYGGQLRAYAFDRHRPSLTRMIKYNTDPDNLPPIKVGTDNSYQAKGLETPYSDELMGGILGDVAGFEYGLEFVHRDHRDQIISKAREKGVYELTNDGKSTYDGITLSLMRSFETGRFGTHALSLGVTKSWSKTFNGAFDSEIDEYKDVDYDYDRVYFEGELIDRSQLPANDYNSPAVVTLSWLGSFYDDRFKINCVSRWRDSTTGLMNDQRTDAETPFGTVESKPTTPSSKWFGEDGLYHDAYKEGIISGGLVTDVSLELDVVKEELLTISLLLDIFNVFASDGHTGVSELGGGSKLPRSEYGRGYYAGISCEF; this is encoded by the coding sequence TTGCCGGTACCCCAAGGCTCCATGCCGGGCGAAGGGCAGGACAATTCAAGTCCCGGAAACAATGGAACCGGCCCGGGCAATGCCACGACGGATATTTTCAACGGCTCGGCCGACCAGTTGCAAGATCTTCTGAACGATCAGGACGATCTGATTTATCAATTTGATCCGGTGAAAGTTCTGGGAGAGAGGCATCTGTCCGGCAAGGCGACGATCGGTGGAGACGAATTGCAATCCCTTCCTTCCCGCACGGGCTCCATCACCGAGGCCATCAAGGGCTTCTCCAACGTTCAGTTTTCCAACGAAGAGACCTCAAGCCTCACGGGCGGGGAAATACGTCCGCCTCGCATCTCCATCGCAGGAGCCAAACCCTACGAAAACAATTTTCTCATCGACGGCATGAGCGTCAGCAACACGCTCAATCCCAACGGACTGGATGCGGATGGGGACTCCATTGCCCCCAATGATCTGGACGTCAACGGTGCGGACCAGACAATTTTCTATGACAGCAGCCTCGTGGACACGGTGACTGTTTACTCCAACAACGTGCCAGCCAAGTACGGGCGCTTCGTGGGTGGCGTCGTGGATGCCAAATTGGTTGATCCGCGTCTGGATCGTTGGCACGCGGTCTTTTCGGGCGGCCATACCCGCAGTGAGTGGTTTGATCTGAGAGGAGTGGACGAAGAGTCGACGTCGTCCGCCAATCAGCCCCGTTTTCGATCCTACGCCTTGAGCGCCAGCGCGGACGGTCCTCTTTCGGGAAATACCGCTCTTTTGGTCGCGGCGTCGCAAAGGCGCTCGGTCATTCCCTTGAAGCGGGATAAGCCCGACGACTCCACGTATGATGATGATCAAAAGCGGAGCAGCGAGAATTTTTTCGCAAAACTGTTGGTCATTCCTGGGGCGGATTTGAAGCTGACCCTGGACGCGACATACGCTCCATATGCTGAGGAACGATGGAAGGCGGTATACGACGAAAGTGACTGGAAAACGCAGAACAAGGCGTACAGGTTGGCCGGCTCGGCGACTGTCGGTGGGTCATGGGGCGAGTTGACGGCCAAGGCGGCCTATTCGCAAAACGGGTACAGCAGGGATTCCAAGAACAATCTGCGTGAGACGTATTCCGGGACCGGGGTGCCCGACGAGGAAAAATATTTCAGGGGTGGACTTGGGGACGCCGAGGTCACCAACCGCGGCATCGACGCAGCTATTGATTTCGACCTTGCGGAGTTCGAGACCGGCGTTCTGGTGTGGCGGCTTTCCTCGGGCCTGGATCTGAGCAACGTGACCACGGACATATGGAACGAGGAGGCCCGTCTGGAACTCGTGACGATGCCCTCCAGCGGGAAATGGAACCGCGTCTTCACGACCTATCCCGAGAGCGATCAGACCAGGACCCTGAACACGCTGGGTTGGTACGGACAGGCAGAGGTCCAGTGGGGGCGATTCACGCTCACGCCCGGATTGCGCATCGATCATGACGATTTCTCCTTCAATACCGATGTCGCCACACGTCTCAAGATGGAGCTGGACACCATGGGGGACGGCGCGTTGCGGCTGGTGGCCGGGGTCAACAGGTACTATGGCGGGCAGCTGCGCGCCTACGCATTTGATAGGCATCGGCCGTCCCTGACAAGGATGATCAAGTACAATACAGATCCTGACAATTTGCCTCCCATCAAGGTAGGCACCGACAACAGCTACCAGGCCAAGGGCCTTGAGACTCCGTATTCCGACGAGCTCATGGGAGGGATTCTCGGGGACGTGGCGGGATTTGAGTATGGCCTGGAGTTCGTGCACCGGGATCACCGGGATCAGATCATCAGCAAGGCCAGGGAAAAGGGCGTTTATGAACTGACCAACGACGGCAAGAGTACATACGACGGCATTACCCTGTCCTTGATGCGATCCTTCGAGACTGGTCGGTTCGGAACCCATGCGCTCTCCCTGGGCGTGACCAAGTCCTGGTCCAAGACCTTCAACGGTGCCTTTGACAGCGAGATCGACGAGTACAAGGATGTCGACTACGATTACGACAGGGTCTACTTCGAAGGCGAACTCATTGATCGCAGCCAACTGCCTGCCAACGACTACAATTCCCCCGCGGTTGTCACGCTGTCCTGGCTGGGCAGTTTTTACGATGACAGGTTCAAGATCAATTGCGTCTCTCGCTGGCGCGATTCAACCACCGGCCTCATGAATGACCAGCGCACCGACGCTGAAACCCCTTTCGGCACCGTGGAAAGCAAGCCCACGACTCCAAGCTCCAAGTGGTTTGGCGAGGACGGGTTGTATCACGATGCCTACAAGGAGGGGATCATATCCGGAGGCTTGGTGACTGACGTTTCGCTGGAGCTTGATGTGGTCAAGGAGGAGTTGCTCACGATCAGCCTGCTGCTGGACATATTCAACGTGTTTGCTTCCGATGGACATACGGGAGTGTCCGAACTTGGTGGAGGGTCGAAACTTCCGCGCAGCGAATACGGGCGTGGCTACTACGCCGGCATTAGCTGCGAATTCTAG
- the ftsZ gene encoding cell division protein FtsZ produces MDFLEIEREDNALIKVIGVGGGGGNAVNNMIKAAMQGVTFIAANTDMQALKHSQAEYKIQLGDKLTKGLGAGANPDMGRDAALESQAQIRDILGDCDMVFVTAGMGGGTGTGAAPVIAQVAKDMGALTVAVVTKPFFFEGKRRQQQAERGIKELREIVDSIITIPNDRLLTLASKKASFVDMLGKADEVLFHAVKGISDLIMVPGLINLDFADVKAVMEEMGLAMMGTGIASGDGRAREAALKAITSPLLEDVTIDGARGVLMNITCGPDLTIEEVSEAASIVHEAAHEDAKIYFGTVFDMDCVDEMRITVIATGIQDGNAPLEKGTKVTPFAANPAASRLGAESEGSFIRPRTRKITVNESADLSVPAYIRAKTQPGAEEKRHEVRKCVNGGDDAEFLFEEEEFEIPSFIRMQAD; encoded by the coding sequence ATGGATTTCCTGGAAATTGAACGCGAAGACAATGCTTTGATCAAAGTGATCGGAGTGGGTGGCGGAGGCGGTAATGCGGTGAACAACATGATCAAGGCCGCCATGCAGGGCGTGACCTTCATCGCCGCCAACACGGACATGCAGGCTCTGAAGCATTCCCAGGCCGAGTACAAGATTCAGCTCGGAGACAAGCTGACCAAAGGCCTTGGCGCTGGCGCGAATCCGGATATGGGTAGGGACGCGGCGCTTGAGAGCCAGGCCCAGATCAGGGATATCCTGGGCGACTGCGACATGGTTTTCGTCACTGCCGGCATGGGCGGCGGCACGGGTACGGGAGCCGCTCCGGTCATCGCGCAGGTGGCCAAGGACATGGGCGCGCTGACCGTGGCCGTTGTCACCAAGCCTTTCTTTTTTGAAGGCAAGCGTCGGCAGCAGCAGGCCGAACGCGGGATCAAGGAGCTGCGCGAGATCGTCGACAGCATCATCACCATCCCCAACGACCGCCTGCTGACCCTGGCATCCAAGAAGGCCTCCTTCGTGGACATGCTGGGCAAGGCCGACGAAGTCCTTTTCCATGCCGTGAAGGGCATCTCGGACCTGATCATGGTCCCCGGTCTCATCAACCTCGACTTTGCCGACGTGAAAGCGGTCATGGAAGAGATGGGTCTGGCCATGATGGGTACGGGCATCGCTTCCGGCGATGGCAGAGCCCGCGAGGCGGCCCTGAAGGCCATCACCAGCCCGCTCCTTGAGGACGTGACCATCGACGGCGCTCGCGGCGTGCTCATGAACATCACCTGTGGCCCGGACCTGACCATCGAAGAAGTCAGCGAAGCCGCCAGCATCGTGCACGAAGCCGCTCACGAGGATGCCAAGATATACTTCGGCACGGTCTTCGACATGGATTGCGTGGATGAAATGCGCATCACCGTCATCGCCACCGGCATTCAGGACGGAAACGCACCCCTGGAAAAGGGAACCAAGGTCACGCCTTTCGCCGCGAATCCGGCTGCGAGCCGCCTCGGGGCCGAAAGCGAAGGCTCCTTCATCCGTCCGCGCACCCGCAAAATCACGGTCAACGAGAGCGCCGATCTCAGCGTTCCGGCCTATATTCGGGCCAAGACCCAGCCGGGCGCGGAAGAAAAGCGGCATGAAGTTCGCAAATGCGTCAACGGCGGCGATGACGCCGAGTTCCTGTTCGAAGAGGAGGAATTTGAAATTCCGTCATTCATCAGAATGCAGGCAGACTAG